In a genomic window of Coprococcus eutactus:
- a CDS encoding DUF2812 domain-containing protein — MEDSKMVEKKDTKSVHRIIPCPDYDVTGVECWLSYMAERGYILRDGGVFRGIAAFDRCEPKKVRYRLQPAQKGFVIYDNDGPSDDEVELNGAFGWKYVAKYGVFNIYRADDMDAREMDTDTEVQAMAMNSLHRSQRFNIIWMSIWIIVYLAIVFTSQPFLSMVNRGSLISIALVLCVIIFIVTGLVKAVSLYRLRRKILDGDSLGSGTNWRRGARIYTVKAVVGIIAYVAMIVFGCMFILSDGVDRNQMPLSEYQGEVPFQTITDLVSCSDIQKVDNVDDDVNTISKWSDILWPENYKVYEYGDIVYTDGNICHGGLVITYHEAKNEWLANKLYQAYVQRAKHQSDYEKIDMKIAGLDDVDAYWDGSESVVMRKGRRLIVASFYMSGENRHEGDLEEWAGCIAVSLE, encoded by the coding sequence ATGGAGGACTCAAAGATGGTGGAGAAAAAAGATACAAAAAGTGTGCACCGCATCATACCATGTCCGGATTATGATGTGACCGGAGTTGAGTGCTGGCTCTCATATATGGCGGAGCGGGGGTATATCTTGCGGGATGGTGGAGTGTTCCGTGGAATAGCTGCGTTTGACAGGTGCGAACCTAAAAAGGTGAGGTATAGGTTGCAGCCGGCTCAGAAAGGATTCGTGATATATGACAACGACGGACCAAGTGATGATGAGGTGGAGCTGAACGGCGCTTTTGGATGGAAGTACGTGGCAAAGTATGGAGTATTTAATATATACAGAGCAGATGATATGGATGCCAGGGAGATGGACACAGACACTGAGGTCCAGGCGATGGCGATGAATTCGCTGCATAGAAGTCAGAGGTTTAACATAATATGGATGTCCATCTGGATAATAGTATATCTTGCAATTGTCTTTACAAGTCAGCCGTTCCTATCGATGGTAAACAGAGGAAGCCTGATAAGTATTGCCCTCGTATTGTGCGTGATCATATTTATAGTGACCGGTCTGGTTAAGGCTGTGAGTCTGTACAGGCTCCGCAGAAAAATACTTGATGGGGATAGTCTGGGTTCGGGTACAAACTGGAGAAGAGGCGCCAGAATATACACAGTAAAGGCCGTTGTTGGAATAATTGCATATGTGGCAATGATAGTGTTTGGATGTATGTTTATACTGAGTGATGGCGTAGACAGAAACCAGATGCCGCTTTCCGAATATCAGGGAGAAGTTCCGTTTCAGACAATAACAGATCTGGTATCCTGCAGCGATATTCAGAAGGTAGATAACGTGGACGATGATGTGAATACGATCAGCAAATGGTCTGATATTCTGTGGCCTGAAAATTACAAGGTTTATGAGTATGGTGATATAGTTTACACAGATGGAAATATATGTCATGGTGGATTGGTGATAACCTATCATGAGGCAAAGAATGAATGGCTGGCAAATAAGCTTTATCAGGCTTATGTGCAGAGGGCAAAGCATCAGTCTGACTATGAGAAAATTGATATGAAGATAGCTGGGCTGGATGATGTAGATGCTTACTGGGACGGATCAGAGAGCGTGGTCATGAGAAAAGGAAGGAGACTTATAGTAGCCAGTTTCTACATGAGCGGCGAGAACAGACATGAGGGAGATCTGGAGGAATGGGCTGGCTGCATTGCGGTGAGTCTGGAATAA
- the ychF gene encoding redox-regulated ATPase YchF — MKLGIVGLPNVGKSTLFNSLTKAGAESANYPFCTIDPNVGIVAVPDERLDRLTEMYNSAKTTPAVIEFVDIAGLVKGASKGEGLGNQFLANIREVDAIVHVVRCFEDTNVIHVDGSVDPIRDIETINLELIFSDIEVLDRRIAKTIRGARNDKMLAKELDFQQRIKAHLEDGKLAKTIEVTDEDEQAWIEEYNLLTWKPVIFAANVGEDDIADDGASNENVQKVKAYAKDFDAEVFVVCAQIEQELAELDDEEKKMFLEDLGVKESGLDKLIKASYSLLGLISYLTAGETESRAWTIKKGTKAPGAAGKIHSDFERGFIKAEVVSYKDLMDCGSMLAAKEKGLVRQEGKEYVVEDGDVILFKFNV, encoded by the coding sequence ATGAAATTAGGTATCGTAGGACTCCCAAACGTGGGAAAGAGTACACTTTTCAATTCACTTACAAAGGCAGGAGCGGAATCAGCTAACTATCCGTTCTGTACAATAGATCCAAACGTAGGTATCGTTGCAGTACCGGACGAGAGACTGGACAGGCTCACAGAGATGTATAACTCTGCAAAGACAACACCTGCTGTTATAGAATTTGTAGATATCGCTGGTCTTGTAAAGGGCGCGTCAAAGGGTGAAGGACTTGGCAACCAGTTCCTTGCAAATATCAGAGAGGTTGATGCCATCGTTCACGTTGTAAGATGCTTTGAGGATACAAATGTCATCCATGTTGACGGTTCCGTAGATCCGATCAGAGATATAGAGACCATCAATCTGGAGCTGATCTTCTCAGATATAGAGGTGCTTGACAGAAGGATCGCCAAGACCATCAGAGGCGCGAGAAACGACAAGATGCTTGCGAAGGAGCTTGACTTCCAGCAGAGGATCAAGGCTCATCTTGAGGATGGCAAGCTTGCAAAGACCATCGAGGTCACAGATGAGGACGAGCAGGCATGGATAGAGGAGTACAACCTTCTCACATGGAAGCCTGTTATATTTGCAGCAAATGTAGGTGAGGACGACATAGCAGATGACGGTGCGTCGAATGAAAACGTACAGAAGGTAAAGGCGTATGCAAAGGACTTCGATGCAGAGGTATTTGTAGTATGTGCACAGATAGAGCAGGAACTTGCAGAGCTTGACGATGAGGAGAAGAAGATGTTCCTCGAGGATCTCGGAGTTAAAGAGTCTGGTCTTGACAAGCTTATCAAGGCAAGCTACTCACTTCTCGGTCTTATCAGTTATCTGACAGCCGGAGAGACGGAGTCAAGGGCATGGACCATCAAGAAGGGAACAAAGGCACCTGGAGCAGCCGGCAAGATCCACTCAGACTTTGAGAGAGGATTTATCAAGGCTGAGGTCGTAAGCTACAAGGATCTCATGGACTGCGGAAGTATGCTTGCAGCTAAGGAGAAGGGTCTTGTTAGACAGGAAGGCAAGGAATATGTGGTTGAGGATGGAGATGTGATTCTCTTCAAGTTTAATGTATAG
- the lgt gene encoding prolipoprotein diacylglyceryl transferase: MTQISEYFRNIFFPNLGITLKNIGDHISIGSFEIRFYGIIIMIGFLLAYVLVTKEAKRTGQNPETYLDFILILIIPAILGARLYYILFRLDQYIVKGDAGATIKAMLNIRGGGLAIYGGIIAGIITAVIFCKVRKVNFVLMADTATFGILIGQILGRFGNFFNREAFGAYTNSKMAMAIPLDYYRSEGNLDYLERTGVITQKMLDNVVNIDGMDCITVHPTFLYESLWNLILLVFLFIYRKHKKFKGEFALIYVGGYGLGRFIIEGLRSDSLMIGSTGIKVSQALALVCFIAAVILLVINYVKCAKNGWPAVEISGTDDQHVETSGTESRSVETDSAKKQPVEDSGAESQPVEAGGTETLKAHEKNRENK; encoded by the coding sequence ATGACTCAGATATCAGAATATTTTAGAAATATATTTTTCCCAAATCTCGGGATAACGCTTAAGAATATAGGCGACCATATCAGTATAGGAAGCTTTGAGATAAGATTCTACGGGATCATCATCATGATAGGTTTCCTGCTGGCGTATGTGCTTGTCACAAAAGAGGCGAAGAGAACCGGGCAGAATCCTGAGACATATCTGGATTTTATACTGATACTCATAATCCCGGCGATACTTGGCGCAAGACTTTACTATATACTGTTCAGGCTTGACCAATATATTGTGAAGGGCGATGCGGGGGCAACCATCAAGGCGATGCTCAACATTCGAGGTGGCGGTCTTGCCATATACGGAGGAATCATAGCCGGAATCATCACGGCGGTCATCTTCTGTAAAGTGAGAAAAGTTAATTTTGTTCTCATGGCTGATACTGCCACGTTTGGAATACTTATCGGACAGATACTTGGAAGATTTGGAAACTTCTTCAACAGGGAGGCATTTGGCGCATATACGAACAGCAAGATGGCCATGGCAATCCCACTTGATTATTACAGATCAGAAGGAAATCTTGACTATCTGGAGAGAACTGGTGTTATAACCCAGAAGATGCTTGACAATGTGGTGAATATAGATGGCATGGACTGTATAACGGTTCATCCAACATTCTTGTACGAGTCTCTGTGGAACCTGATACTGCTTGTTTTCTTATTTATATATAGAAAGCACAAGAAATTCAAAGGAGAGTTTGCGCTTATATATGTGGGAGGTTATGGCCTTGGAAGATTCATCATTGAGGGACTCAGAAGTGATTCTCTGATGATAGGCAGCACAGGAATCAAAGTATCCCAGGCGCTTGCACTTGTCTGTTTCATAGCGGCGGTTATCCTGCTTGTTATAAACTATGTAAAGTGTGCGAAGAATGGCTGGCCTGCAGTGGAGATAAGTGGAACGGATGACCAGCACGTGGAGACAAGTGGAACTGAGAGCCGATCGGTGGAGACCGATAGTGCCAAGAAGCAGCCGGTGGAGGACAGTGGAGCTGAGAGTCAGCCGGTGGAGGCTGGTGGAACAGAAACTCTAAAAGCCCACGAAAAAAATAGAGAAAACAAGTAA
- the mraZ gene encoding division/cell wall cluster transcriptional repressor MraZ, with translation MSRCLSGEYEHKLDAKGRLIMPLKLRAELGESFMVTKGIDKCLYVYSNEEWESFVEKLNKLPITNRTARTFKRRFLSGAVKCEPDGQGRILLSPKQREYAEIDKDVIIIGNGEKAEIWSKANWEGEENVTDDESMAELADKLDELDFSF, from the coding sequence ATGTCCAGATGCTTATCAGGTGAATATGAACATAAGCTTGATGCAAAAGGAAGACTGATCATGCCTCTTAAGCTCCGAGCAGAACTTGGCGAGTCGTTTATGGTTACGAAGGGTATTGATAAGTGCCTTTACGTATACAGCAATGAAGAGTGGGAAAGCTTCGTGGAGAAGCTGAACAAGCTTCCTATTACGAACAGGACTGCAAGAACATTTAAGAGACGTTTCCTTTCAGGTGCGGTCAAGTGCGAACCGGATGGACAGGGAAGAATACTTCTTTCTCCAAAACAGAGGGAGTATGCTGAGATTGATAAGGATGTAATAATCATAGGTAATGGAGAGAAGGCTGAGATCTGGAGCAAAGCTAACTGGGAAGGCGAAGAGAACGTTACTGATGACGAGAGTATGGCAGAACTTGCGGACAAGCTCGATGAGCTTGATTTTAGTTTTTAA
- the rsmH gene encoding 16S rRNA (cytosine(1402)-N(4))-methyltransferase RsmH has translation MEFAHKSVLLEETIDNLNIKPDGIYVDGTLGGAGHSEQIVRRLGEGGKLIGIDQDEDAIAAATKRLEPYKDKVTIVRDNYQNFRRILDELNIQKVDGILLDLGVSSYQLDNADRGFTYRVDAPLDMRMDNRQSKTAKDIVNEYPEAELFRILRDYGEERYAKSIAYHICKYRQDKEIDTTEELNDIIRGSIPAKARNGQGHPSKQTFQAIRIELNRELDVLRDSIDGMIASLNPGGRLCIITFHSLEDRIVKTAFRKNENPCICPPNFPVCTCGRKSRGRVITRKPIIPGERELIENSRSKSSKLRVFEAV, from the coding sequence ATGGAATTTGCACACAAGTCGGTCTTACTTGAAGAGACCATAGATAATCTGAATATAAAGCCTGACGGCATTTATGTGGATGGTACATTGGGGGGTGCCGGGCATTCAGAACAGATTGTCAGAAGGCTTGGTGAAGGCGGAAAACTCATAGGCATTGATCAGGATGAGGATGCAATAGCTGCGGCTACGAAGAGACTTGAACCGTATAAGGACAAGGTGACGATAGTCCGAGATAACTATCAGAATTTCAGAAGAATTTTAGATGAACTGAACATACAGAAGGTGGACGGGATACTCCTTGATCTGGGGGTATCTTCATATCAACTCGATAATGCGGATAGAGGATTCACATATCGGGTTGATGCTCCACTGGATATGAGGATGGACAACAGGCAGTCGAAGACAGCGAAGGATATTGTGAATGAGTATCCGGAAGCGGAACTGTTCAGGATACTCAGGGATTACGGAGAGGAGCGGTATGCAAAGAGCATTGCGTACCACATATGTAAGTACCGTCAGGATAAAGAGATAGATACGACGGAGGAGCTTAATGACATAATCCGCGGATCAATTCCGGCAAAGGCGAGGAATGGACAGGGGCATCCTTCAAAACAGACATTTCAGGCTATAAGGATCGAACTCAACAGGGAGCTTGATGTGCTCCGTGATTCGATAGATGGAATGATAGCTAGTCTGAATCCTGGAGGAAGGCTGTGTATCATCACATTTCACTCCCTGGAGGACAGAATAGTGAAGACTGCATTCAGAAAGAATGAGAATCCATGCATATGTCCGCCAAATTTCCCAGTGTGCACATGCGGAAGAAAGTCCCGCGGCAGGGTTATAACGAGAAAACCTATCATACCGGGGGAGAGGGAGCTTATAGAGAATTCAAGATCAAAGAGCTCAAAACTCAGGGTGTTTGAGGCTGTTTGA
- a CDS encoding peptidoglycan D,D-transpeptidase FtsI family protein yields the protein MSARSKSFLEGMRKKSSWAVIVLIIAMVIFIIRVLQINIKNGKEYSEAVVLQENYESSTIPYERGEILDRNGNVLANSEKTYSLIIEPNNIRLKDEYLTATRAAILKFFDISEEKLDEKLAIEGDYGYYQNIVQDLSYDKVREFENYCKTDEGDNVVGVYFETKYKRNYPNGTLACHVLGYTVDGNVGQYGIEGYYNDELNGVDGKSYSYMSGTDGMASETVPAQNGETIVSTLDMNIQKIIEDNISEYMQNTGAKQIGIIAMDPNNGEVLGMASSRVYDPNDASNLQALKDKIVPITQEVEVDGADETADSLISVEKSTEKSTEGVYLEGSDNKKKAEKSEGKSTESTTESSTDDDDESSSENQTTEEKKNVKTEEVDYDFSAMTDEEFKDTVSHFTKEQKTEALNYLWQNYCISDALEPGSTYKAFTIAGAMEDGVISDGDEFYCDGSQTPVEGESPVYCSYRAGHGTVDVKRALAVSCNDALMQIAEKEGPETFDKYQEIFNIGSKTGIDLQGETTGIKYSAKYLHPMELATSSFGQGVTTSMIQMAAGFCSVINGGNYYVPHVVKRLLDDDGNVVQDIEPVLVRKTISKGVSDYLRTYLQAVVEEGTGYAAGVEGYTIGGKTGTAEKLPRGNGNYVLSFIGFTPVEDPQIMLYVVVDEPNVEDQEGSGAGAKLFSQVMEDLLPYLNVYATNSDDVSYDGTDEAVSADDETVTEDDTEADISSDDAVVDDGTDDSYTDDTSDGDSSYTDDGYIDDSSGDGAYTDDSSEGDSYTDDTPDYSADDSYSDDSYTDDTTTYDEDTGGVADYSDGE from the coding sequence ATGTCAGCTAGGTCAAAATCATTTTTGGAAGGAATGAGAAAGAAAAGCAGCTGGGCTGTAATAGTGTTGATTATAGCCATGGTGATATTTATAATACGAGTACTCCAGATAAATATAAAAAATGGAAAAGAGTATTCTGAGGCGGTTGTTCTGCAGGAGAATTATGAATCGTCAACTATACCCTACGAGAGGGGCGAGATCCTGGACAGAAACGGCAATGTCCTGGCAAACAGTGAAAAGACATACAGTCTGATAATAGAACCTAATAACATAAGACTGAAAGATGAATACCTGACAGCGACAAGGGCAGCCATACTTAAGTTCTTTGATATATCTGAAGAAAAACTTGATGAGAAACTGGCAATTGAAGGAGATTATGGGTATTATCAGAATATAGTTCAGGATCTTTCGTACGACAAAGTAAGAGAATTTGAAAATTACTGTAAGACGGATGAGGGAGATAATGTTGTTGGAGTTTATTTTGAAACGAAATACAAGAGAAATTATCCAAATGGAACTTTGGCATGTCATGTTCTCGGTTACACAGTTGACGGAAATGTGGGTCAGTATGGCATCGAGGGATATTACAACGATGAACTGAACGGAGTTGATGGAAAATCATATAGCTACATGTCCGGAACTGACGGTATGGCATCAGAGACCGTGCCTGCGCAGAACGGAGAGACAATAGTATCTACTCTGGATATGAATATCCAGAAGATAATAGAGGATAATATATCTGAGTATATGCAGAATACTGGAGCGAAGCAGATAGGAATCATTGCCATGGATCCAAACAACGGAGAAGTGCTGGGAATGGCAAGCTCACGTGTGTACGATCCAAATGACGCTTCAAATCTGCAGGCGCTGAAGGATAAGATAGTTCCGATTACCCAGGAGGTGGAGGTGGATGGAGCCGATGAGACTGCAGACAGTCTTATATCGGTAGAGAAGTCCACGGAGAAATCTACAGAAGGGGTATATCTTGAGGGGTCAGATAACAAGAAGAAGGCAGAGAAGTCTGAGGGAAAATCTACAGAGAGCACCACTGAAAGCAGTACGGATGATGATGATGAATCATCTTCGGAAAATCAGACAACCGAGGAGAAGAAAAATGTTAAGACGGAGGAGGTCGATTATGACTTCTCGGCCATGACAGACGAGGAATTTAAGGACACGGTAAGCCATTTCACAAAAGAACAGAAGACGGAGGCTCTGAATTATCTCTGGCAGAATTATTGTATAAGTGATGCACTCGAACCTGGTTCAACATACAAGGCATTTACCATAGCAGGAGCTATGGAGGATGGTGTTATATCAGATGGCGATGAATTTTACTGCGATGGTTCACAGACTCCGGTTGAAGGGGAGTCTCCGGTATACTGTAGTTACAGGGCCGGACATGGAACAGTGGATGTAAAAAGAGCGCTTGCTGTATCATGCAATGATGCGCTTATGCAGATAGCCGAGAAGGAGGGACCGGAGACGTTTGACAAGTACCAGGAGATATTCAACATAGGCTCTAAGACCGGAATAGATCTCCAGGGAGAGACCACAGGAATCAAGTACAGTGCAAAATATCTTCACCCTATGGAGCTTGCGACATCCTCATTTGGACAGGGTGTTACAACATCCATGATACAGATGGCAGCAGGTTTCTGCTCAGTAATCAACGGTGGAAATTATTATGTGCCACATGTGGTAAAGCGGCTTCTGGATGATGATGGAAATGTTGTACAGGATATTGAACCAGTATTGGTGAGAAAAACGATATCAAAAGGTGTCTCCGATTATCTCAGAACATACCTTCAGGCGGTAGTTGAAGAGGGAACTGGATACGCCGCAGGTGTAGAAGGATATACCATTGGAGGTAAGACTGGTACAGCGGAGAAGCTGCCTAGAGGAAATGGAAACTATGTTCTTTCGTTTATAGGATTTACCCCGGTTGAAGATCCTCAGATCATGCTCTATGTAGTTGTCGATGAGCCTAATGTTGAGGACCAGGAAGGATCGGGAGCCGGTGCAAAGCTTTTTAGTCAGGTTATGGAGGATCTCCTCCCATATCTCAATGTATATGCAACAAACTCTGATGACGTATCTTATGACGGAACAGATGAGGCTGTTTCTGCAGATGATGAGACAGTTACAGAGGACGATACAGAGGCAGATATATCATCAGATGATGCAGTGGTAGATGACGGAACGGATGATTCCTACACTGACGATACATCGGATGGAGATTCATCTTACACGGATGACGGTTATATTGACGATTCATCAGGTGATGGCGCATATACGGATGATTCATCGGAAGGTGACTCCTACACAGATGATACACCGGATTACAGCGCGGATGACTCGTATTCAGATGATAGCTATACAGATGATACCACGACATATGATGAAGATACCGGTGGTGTGGCGGATTATTCAGATGGAGAATGA
- a CDS encoding peptidoglycan D,D-transpeptidase FtsI family protein, with translation MQDDRVKVYSYNRRRIKYIFVMVCIAATVIIGRLAYIMVLKAKYYSERADNLHERERSIKAPRGRIYDRNGNILADNRAVCSVSVIHSQIEDEEAVIDLLEKYLDKSPEEIRKKVTKVSSREIIAVNVSEETGDMIRAAALPGIKVDEDYKRNYPYDELASKMLGFTGADNQGILGLEVSYDSVLTGVPGSINAVTDARGIELAEYAETRNDPIPGDDLVTTIDINIQKYATQAAYKVMTEKNANRVCVLVMNPQNGEIYAMVDAPEYNLNKPFELINDGEKSAESTENGIEKDTDARKEEANDQASGNIHTVMSQMDKLNNMWRNYLISDTYEPGSTAKMITLTAALETGAVDKSNSFYCPGYRIVEDRRIRCSKTTGHGSQTLEQALMNSCNPAFMDIGERTGVDGLYEYYHKLGLFDRCGIDLPGEANSIMHKKENVGPVELATISFGQSFQVTPIQFMSAVASVINGGYSITPHIGQKVMDSETGETSVLGFEEKKQVISENTSLQMREMLEKVVAEGGGSKCAIEGYRIGGKTATSEKLPRGTGRYISSFIGFAPADNPVVMAAVLIDEPEGTYYGGTIAAPVVRDIFLNILPYLGIDKVSNEY, from the coding sequence ATGCAGGACGATCGAGTGAAAGTATATAGCTACAACAGACGGAGGATAAAATATATATTTGTTATGGTGTGCATAGCTGCTACGGTTATAATCGGTAGACTGGCATACATAATGGTCTTAAAGGCTAAATACTATAGTGAGCGGGCGGATAATCTTCACGAGCGTGAGAGAAGTATAAAAGCACCCCGAGGCAGGATATACGACAGAAATGGAAATATACTTGCGGACAACAGGGCAGTATGTTCGGTGTCCGTCATACATAGCCAGATAGAAGATGAGGAGGCGGTCATAGATCTGCTGGAGAAGTATCTGGATAAATCTCCGGAGGAGATCAGGAAAAAGGTGACAAAGGTATCGTCCAGGGAGATCATAGCGGTAAATGTCAGCGAGGAGACAGGTGACATGATAAGAGCTGCGGCACTGCCGGGGATCAAGGTGGATGAGGATTACAAGAGAAATTATCCGTATGATGAACTGGCATCCAAGATGCTCGGATTCACAGGCGCGGATAATCAGGGAATACTCGGACTTGAGGTGTCTTACGACAGCGTGCTAACCGGAGTTCCCGGAAGTATAAATGCCGTTACGGATGCGCGGGGAATAGAACTTGCGGAATACGCGGAGACGAGAAATGATCCGATTCCAGGCGATGACCTTGTGACAACGATAGATATTAATATACAGAAGTATGCAACCCAGGCGGCATACAAAGTCATGACTGAAAAGAATGCGAACAGGGTGTGCGTGCTGGTCATGAATCCACAAAATGGTGAGATATATGCCATGGTCGATGCGCCAGAATACAATCTCAACAAACCATTTGAACTGATAAATGACGGTGAAAAGTCAGCGGAGAGCACAGAGAATGGCATAGAAAAAGACACAGATGCACGAAAAGAGGAGGCAAATGATCAAGCTTCGGGCAATATACATACTGTCATGAGTCAGATGGATAAGCTCAATAATATGTGGAGAAATTATCTTATAAGTGATACATATGAACCGGGATCCACGGCAAAGATGATCACTCTCACGGCGGCTCTTGAGACTGGGGCTGTGGATAAGAGCAATTCGTTTTACTGCCCCGGATACAGGATAGTTGAGGATCGACGGATAAGGTGCAGCAAGACAACAGGGCATGGAAGCCAGACTCTTGAACAGGCTCTCATGAATTCCTGTAATCCTGCATTTATGGATATAGGGGAGAGGACAGGAGTGGATGGTCTGTACGAGTACTATCACAAGCTAGGACTCTTTGATAGGTGTGGTATAGATCTTCCAGGTGAGGCAAATTCCATAATGCATAAAAAGGAAAATGTTGGACCGGTGGAGCTTGCAACGATCTCGTTTGGACAGTCGTTTCAGGTGACGCCTATACAGTTTATGTCCGCTGTGGCTTCAGTCATAAATGGCGGTTACAGCATAACTCCGCACATAGGACAGAAGGTGATGGATAGCGAGACAGGGGAGACAAGTGTGTTGGGATTTGAAGAGAAAAAACAGGTTATAAGTGAGAACACTTCGCTTCAGATGCGGGAAATGCTCGAGAAAGTGGTTGCAGAAGGCGGCGGTTCAAAATGTGCCATAGAGGGCTACAGGATAGGTGGTAAGACTGCTACAAGTGAGAAGCTGCCGAGAGGTACAGGAAGATATATTTCATCATTTATAGGATTTGCTCCGGCTGATAATCCGGTTGTTATGGCAGCCGTACTGATAGACGAGCCGGAGGGAACTTATTACGGTGGAACCATTGCTGCTCCGGTGGTGAGGGATATATTTTTGAACATTCTTCCCTATTTGGGAATTGACAAAGTATCAAATGAGTATTAA
- the mraY gene encoding phospho-N-acetylmuramoyl-pentapeptide-transferase gives MNLDLKIILPVVIAFCISVVLCPIVIPFLKKLKFGQFVRDDGPQAHLKKAGTPTMGGLIILLSFTITTLIYMKDYPDVLPVLFVTLGFGLIGFIDDYIKVVMKRSMGLRAWQKMLGQIVVTGVFAYYVEKYSTINNELIIPFVGKTIQLNSVLYVVLLFFIVLGTVNGANFTDGLDGLASSVTVLIATFFAVVAVGTGSGVAPVSCAAVGSLLGFLVYNVYPAKVFMGDTGSLALGGFVASTAYMLKMPIFIVIIAFIYFLEVLSVIIQVVSFKLTGKRVFRMAPIHHHFELGGWPESKVVAIFSIVTAVLCVVGLLAL, from the coding sequence ATGAATTTAGATTTAAAGATTATTTTACCGGTAGTGATCGCGTTCTGCATCAGCGTAGTGTTATGTCCAATAGTGATTCCATTTTTGAAGAAACTGAAGTTTGGACAGTTTGTCAGGGATGATGGTCCGCAGGCACATCTCAAAAAAGCAGGTACACCTACAATGGGTGGACTTATCATACTGCTTTCATTTACGATCACAACTCTTATATATATGAAAGATTACCCTGATGTTCTTCCAGTTCTTTTTGTAACTCTGGGATTTGGACTGATAGGATTTATAGATGATTATATCAAGGTTGTAATGAAGAGATCCATGGGTCTCCGTGCATGGCAGAAGATGCTGGGACAGATAGTAGTAACAGGTGTATTTGCATATTATGTAGAGAAGTATTCAACAATTAACAATGAACTTATAATACCATTTGTGGGCAAGACAATTCAGCTTAACAGTGTACTTTATGTTGTACTGTTATTCTTTATAGTGCTTGGAACTGTAAACGGTGCAAACTTTACTGATGGACTTGACGGTCTTGCTTCGTCAGTCACAGTTCTCATTGCGACATTCTTTGCGGTTGTTGCAGTCGGAACAGGTTCAGGTGTTGCACCTGTGTCATGTGCTGCAGTTGGAAGCCTTCTCGGATTTTTGGTATACAATGTATATCCGGCAAAGGTGTTCATGGGTGATACAGGTTCATTGGCACTTGGAGGATTTGTTGCTTCTACAGCTTACATGCTCAAGATGCCGATATTCATAGTGATTATAGCATTTATATACTTCCTTGAGGTATTGTCAGTTATAATACAGGTTGTATCATTTAAGCTTACAGGAAAGAGAGTGTTCAGAATGGCACCAATACACCATCATTTTGAGCTTGGCGGATGGCCGGAGTCAAAGGTTGTTGCCATATTCTCTATCGTGACAGCAGTACTCTGCGTTGTGGGACTTCTGGCACTTTAA